A part of Streptomyces sp. NBC_01235 genomic DNA contains:
- a CDS encoding DUF6445 family protein: protein MSMPQRPHRPVRAAATRPLPVLPYRKPTKGRDYWVIDDVFPEADIEGIRARCLAKDDWVEGYPYTSESWPGLRTMPGLEPGELGRVERLVRKATGAQRLWVQQAPGGGTLNHNCIQVVGEGESTPRPHSDSRALCRYAAVLYLNPSVPKDCGTSFYRQSLAGGRLGGNVVQAPHNNLVEALGTRFVAPDAFEEDVRVPHKYNRLLLYNANLIHSATGYSGTTLEEKRMTAVFFWMA from the coding sequence ATGTCCATGCCACAGCGGCCCCACCGGCCCGTAAGGGCTGCCGCCACGCGTCCCCTCCCTGTCCTGCCCTACCGCAAGCCCACCAAGGGCCGCGACTACTGGGTGATCGACGACGTCTTCCCCGAGGCCGACATCGAGGGGATCCGCGCGCGCTGCCTCGCCAAGGACGACTGGGTCGAGGGATACCCGTACACCTCGGAGAGCTGGCCCGGACTGCGCACCATGCCGGGGCTGGAGCCGGGCGAACTCGGGCGGGTGGAGCGGCTGGTGCGGAAGGCGACGGGGGCGCAGAGGCTGTGGGTGCAGCAGGCGCCCGGCGGCGGCACCCTCAACCACAACTGCATCCAGGTGGTAGGCGAGGGGGAGAGCACGCCCCGGCCGCACTCCGACTCGCGTGCGCTGTGCCGGTACGCCGCCGTGCTGTACCTCAACCCGTCCGTGCCCAAGGACTGCGGGACCAGCTTCTACCGGCAGTCCCTGGCCGGCGGGCGGCTCGGCGGCAACGTCGTCCAGGCCCCGCACAACAACCTCGTCGAAGCCCTCGGTACCCGGTTCGTCGCGCCGGACGCCTTCGAGGAGGACGTACGGGTGCCCCACAAGTACAACCGGCTGCTCCTCTACAACGCCAACCTCATCCACAGCGCGACCGGTTACTCCGGTACGACGCTTGAGGAGAAGCGGATGACGGCCGTCTTCTTCTGGATGGCCTGA
- a CDS encoding FxLYD domain-containing protein: MPRTKGVLALTAAICAVALTGCSDDNTPSSVSSAASKAASAAESLGREATAAASSLASEASSAFASATAEVGRELDQIKGGVDVEGDVKLGTPGTDGDRSTVEVTVTNSADSTKSFAVQVDFKDSGGNRLDTVLVTVSDVPAGKTGKATARSNRTLSGAVKTEVARAVRY; encoded by the coding sequence CGTCGCACTCACCGGCTGCTCGGACGACAACACCCCCTCGTCCGTGTCGTCGGCGGCCAGCAAGGCCGCCTCCGCCGCCGAGTCGCTGGGCAGGGAGGCCACCGCGGCCGCGTCCTCCCTCGCCTCCGAGGCATCGTCGGCGTTCGCCTCGGCGACGGCGGAGGTGGGCCGCGAGCTCGACCAGATCAAGGGCGGGGTGGACGTCGAGGGCGACGTGAAGCTCGGCACGCCGGGCACCGACGGCGACCGCAGCACGGTCGAGGTCACCGTCACCAACAGCGCCGACTCGACGAAGTCCTTCGCCGTCCAGGTCGACTTCAAGGACTCCGGGGGCAACCGGCTCGACACGGTCCTCGTCACCGTCTCGGACGTCCCGGCCGGCAAGACCGGCAAGGCCACCGCCCGCAGCAACCGCACACTCTCCGGCGCGGTGAAGACGGAGGTGGCCCGGGCGGTGCGGTACTGA
- a CDS encoding DUF4142 domain-containing protein, whose translation MGGALTLTLGALAYPSMLGLSTVSTSTDRVIANTQWGPLTEGDRSFVVAVRAAGLWEYPVGQIGLQKGQSKGVLTASQHLIDGHAALDESCRKIAPMLNITIPNVASPQQEGFVNTLKADQGKQFDVDFANILRMTHGSIFNTIAKIRSTTKNTLIRSLADQANDTVLDHITVMEQTGLVDFDTTLFNQTTPPKLPQSDMTPPVPPAGQQLIVLTPPPNATSTPLDLGKAVSGQ comes from the coding sequence GTGGGCGGCGCGTTGACACTGACGCTCGGCGCCCTCGCGTACCCATCGATGCTTGGGCTTTCCACCGTGTCGACGTCCACCGACCGGGTCATCGCCAACACACAGTGGGGGCCGTTGACGGAAGGGGACCGGTCCTTCGTGGTGGCAGTGCGGGCAGCCGGCCTGTGGGAGTACCCGGTGGGACAGATCGGGCTGCAGAAGGGGCAGAGCAAGGGCGTCCTCACCGCCAGCCAGCACCTGATCGACGGGCACGCGGCGCTGGACGAGTCCTGCCGCAAGATCGCGCCGATGTTGAACATCACGATCCCCAACGTGGCCAGTCCGCAGCAGGAGGGCTTCGTCAACACCCTCAAGGCGGACCAGGGCAAGCAGTTCGACGTCGACTTCGCCAACATCCTGCGCATGACGCACGGTTCGATCTTCAACACCATTGCGAAGATCCGCTCGACGACGAAGAACACGCTGATACGCTCCCTGGCCGACCAGGCCAACGACACCGTTCTGGACCACATCACGGTGATGGAGCAGACCGGCCTGGTCGACTTCGACACCACGCTGTTCAACCAGACGACCCCGCCGAAGCTGCCCCAGTCGGACATGACCCCGCCGGTCCCGCCGGCCGGTCAGCAGCTGATCGTGCTCACCCCGCCGCCGAACGCCACCTCCACCCCCCTGGACCTCGGCAAGGCCGTGAGCGGCCAGTAG
- a CDS encoding MOSC domain-containing protein, with translation MAARLVGITYYPVKGCAGTALTEATLTHAGLLNDRTYAVADEKGDLRWQWGDPQLALITPELTESGELILKAPDRPPVMAQDGGDVNAWLTDVLGTPSTLVRAPAGNANRLHVISRSSLDALNHRITERGAAPVPMTRFRPNLVVDGWHTPHTENGAARLSIAGTELAFTEGTVRCAITMVDQTTGRRSGPEPLRTLADHRRAADGGVVFGAYFEVRREGKISVGDEVLLPEEDQTSVTSSR, from the coding sequence ATGGCAGCGAGGCTGGTCGGCATCACGTACTACCCGGTGAAGGGCTGCGCGGGAACGGCGCTCACGGAGGCGACCCTGACGCACGCCGGACTGCTGAACGACCGCACCTACGCGGTCGCCGACGAGAAGGGCGACCTGCGCTGGCAGTGGGGCGATCCCCAACTGGCCCTGATCACGCCAGAGTTGACGGAATCCGGCGAACTGATCCTGAAGGCGCCGGACAGGCCGCCGGTCATGGCGCAGGACGGTGGGGACGTGAACGCCTGGCTCACGGACGTCCTGGGCACCCCGAGCACCCTGGTCCGCGCACCGGCAGGCAACGCCAACCGTCTGCACGTCATCTCCCGCTCCAGCCTGGACGCCCTGAACCACCGCATCACCGAACGCGGGGCCGCCCCCGTCCCCATGACCCGCTTCCGCCCGAACCTGGTGGTGGACGGCTGGCACACCCCGCACACGGAGAACGGCGCGGCGCGTCTGTCCATCGCCGGCACCGAACTGGCCTTCACCGAGGGAACGGTCCGCTGCGCGATCACGATGGTCGACCAGACCACCGGCCGCCGATCGGGCCCGGAACCCCTGCGCACCCTCGCGGACCACCGCCGCGCGGCCGACGGCGGAGTCGTCTTCGGCGCGTACTTCGAGGTCCGGCGCGAGGGGAAGATATCGGTCGGGGACGAGGTACTCCTACCCGAGGAGGATCAGACGTCCGTGACGAGCAGCCGGTAA